In one Verrucomicrobiota bacterium JB022 genomic region, the following are encoded:
- a CDS encoding FAD-linked oxidase C-terminal domain-containing protein, translating to MPTVPPLPVSLQSALAQLAGQLEGRLHTGQLMRRIYATDASEYQEFPLGVAVPYSEGDVRKLVAFAAQHKVPLVPRGAGTSLAGQVVSHGLIVDLGQRLNRILEIDAANRRVRVQPGVVRYELNHALQPHGMLFGPETSTANRAMIGGMVGNNSCGSNSIVYGSVREHLISCRGFLSDGSEVTFRALSPEEFVAKCEGDTLEAGIYREVRAMLADQANREAIRANFPKASIPRRNTGYALDLLMDANVFDATSDKPFNLCKLIAGSEGTLFFGVEFELDCNPLPPPHSALLCGHYETVNEALHAVGIALGHHPAAVELIDRHILEATKRNLEQQRNRFFVQGDPGAILVIDIRRESAAEVDATMVQLESELRAAGLGHAYPVLRGADQHCVWELRRAGQGLMSNVPGDDKPREIVEDTAVDVRDLPAYIEEFDQIMREKHGIECVYYAHAGTGELHTRPKFNLKTPEGLKMFRSVAEDIAALVKKYQGSLSGEHGDGRLRGEFIPRMVGEHCFGLMRQVKLAFDPHNLFNPGKIVDTPPMDTHLRIALEEEHREYDTHFDFSESLGLLRAAEQCIGSGDCRKSHLAGGTMCPSYMATKDEKDSTRARANVLRQILTAGPVEARKSVFDNDEAKEVLDLCLSCKACKSECPANVDMAKLKAEFLQGYYDANGVPLRSRMIAGFTQSQQIASKAPWAWNFIFGTPALRKLANKAVGFHPERTIPLLPPQTLAAWFRRHQPAPQAGTRGKVWLFNDEFTNYNDVAIGIKAVELLERLGYAVEIPEHGESGRTWLSKGLVREAAERVNANTRALKDKVTAEQPLVGIEPSALLTLRDEAIDLAPADLKPAARQLAKNALLFDEFLVREMEAGRLDASAFTTDARRVHLHGHCFQKALVGNAPTVRMLSLPAHYEVKVIPSGCCGMAGSFGYEEEHYAVSQQVGELVLFPAVRQADEADLIAAAGTSCRHQIHDATHKTAQHPIEILHAALV from the coding sequence CCAATCGGCCCTGGCCCAACTCGCCGGGCAGCTCGAAGGCCGTTTGCACACCGGCCAGCTGATGCGCCGCATCTACGCGACCGATGCCTCCGAATACCAGGAGTTCCCGCTCGGGGTGGCGGTGCCGTACAGCGAGGGCGACGTGCGCAAGCTGGTGGCGTTTGCAGCCCAGCACAAGGTGCCGCTCGTGCCCCGGGGCGCCGGGACATCCCTTGCGGGGCAGGTCGTCAGCCACGGCTTGATTGTCGACCTCGGCCAGCGGCTCAACCGCATCCTCGAGATCGACGCGGCAAACCGCCGGGTGCGTGTGCAACCGGGGGTTGTGCGCTACGAGCTGAACCACGCGCTGCAGCCCCACGGCATGCTCTTCGGCCCTGAGACCTCAACCGCCAACCGCGCGATGATCGGGGGAATGGTCGGCAACAACTCCTGCGGCTCCAATTCGATCGTCTACGGCAGCGTGCGCGAGCACCTCATCTCGTGCCGCGGCTTCCTCAGCGACGGCTCGGAAGTCACCTTCCGCGCGCTCAGCCCGGAGGAGTTTGTCGCCAAGTGCGAGGGCGACACGCTGGAGGCCGGTATCTACCGTGAGGTCCGCGCCATGCTGGCCGACCAAGCCAATCGCGAAGCCATTCGCGCCAATTTCCCCAAGGCCTCCATCCCGCGCCGCAACACCGGTTATGCGCTCGACCTGTTGATGGACGCCAACGTGTTCGATGCCACGTCGGACAAGCCCTTCAACCTCTGCAAGCTGATCGCCGGCTCCGAGGGCACGCTCTTTTTCGGCGTTGAGTTCGAGCTGGACTGCAACCCCCTGCCACCCCCGCACAGTGCGCTGCTCTGCGGGCACTACGAGACGGTCAACGAGGCGCTGCACGCGGTCGGCATTGCGCTGGGGCACCACCCGGCTGCGGTCGAGCTGATCGACCGTCACATCCTGGAAGCCACCAAGCGCAACCTCGAACAGCAGCGCAACCGCTTCTTTGTGCAGGGCGACCCCGGCGCGATCCTCGTGATCGACATCCGCCGCGAGTCTGCCGCCGAGGTCGACGCCACCATGGTACAACTGGAGTCTGAGCTGCGGGCCGCCGGTCTGGGCCACGCCTACCCGGTCTTGCGCGGTGCCGATCAGCATTGCGTGTGGGAGCTGCGCCGTGCCGGGCAGGGCCTGATGTCCAACGTGCCGGGCGACGACAAGCCGCGCGAGATCGTGGAAGACACGGCGGTCGACGTGCGCGACCTGCCGGCCTACATCGAAGAGTTCGACCAGATCATGCGCGAAAAGCACGGCATCGAGTGCGTCTACTACGCGCACGCGGGTACGGGTGAGCTGCATACGCGGCCCAAGTTCAACCTCAAGACGCCCGAGGGGCTGAAGATGTTCCGCTCCGTGGCGGAAGACATCGCGGCGCTGGTCAAGAAATACCAGGGCTCTCTCAGCGGCGAGCACGGCGACGGTCGCCTGCGGGGTGAGTTCATCCCCCGGATGGTGGGCGAGCACTGCTTTGGCCTCATGCGGCAGGTCAAGCTGGCCTTCGACCCGCACAACCTTTTCAACCCCGGCAAGATTGTCGATACGCCGCCGATGGATACCCATCTGCGTATCGCGCTGGAAGAAGAGCATCGGGAATACGACACCCACTTCGATTTTTCCGAGAGTCTTGGCCTGTTGCGCGCTGCGGAGCAGTGCATCGGTTCGGGCGACTGCCGCAAGAGCCACCTCGCCGGCGGTACGATGTGCCCCAGCTACATGGCGACGAAGGATGAGAAGGACTCCACCCGCGCCCGTGCCAACGTGCTCCGCCAGATCCTGACCGCTGGCCCGGTCGAGGCCCGCAAGAGCGTCTTTGACAACGACGAGGCGAAGGAAGTGCTCGACCTCTGCCTTTCGTGCAAGGCCTGCAAATCGGAGTGCCCGGCCAATGTCGACATGGCGAAGCTGAAGGCCGAGTTCCTGCAAGGCTACTACGACGCCAACGGGGTGCCGCTGCGGTCGCGCATGATCGCTGGCTTCACCCAGAGCCAGCAGATCGCCTCCAAAGCGCCGTGGGCCTGGAATTTCATCTTCGGGACTCCCGCCCTGCGCAAGCTGGCCAACAAGGCCGTCGGCTTCCACCCGGAGCGCACCATTCCGCTGCTGCCGCCGCAGACGCTGGCCGCCTGGTTCCGCCGGCACCAACCGGCACCGCAGGCGGGCACGCGCGGCAAGGTGTGGCTCTTCAACGACGAGTTTACGAATTACAACGACGTCGCCATCGGGATCAAGGCGGTCGAGCTGCTGGAGCGGCTAGGCTACGCGGTCGAGATCCCCGAGCACGGCGAAAGCGGCCGCACCTGGCTCTCCAAGGGGCTCGTGCGCGAAGCCGCCGAGCGCGTCAACGCCAACACCCGCGCTCTGAAGGACAAGGTGACCGCCGAGCAACCGCTGGTCGGCATCGAGCCCTCTGCGCTGCTCACCCTGCGCGATGAGGCGATCGACCTCGCCCCGGCCGACCTCAAGCCTGCGGCCCGCCAGTTGGCCAAAAACGCGCTGCTCTTCGATGAGTTCCTCGTGCGCGAGATGGAGGCCGGTCGCCTCGACGCCTCCGCCTTTACCACCGATGCGCGCCGGGTGCACCTGCACGGCCACTGCTTCCAGAAGGCCCTGGTCGGTAATGCCCCCACCGTGCGCATGCTGAGTTTGCCCGCCCACTACGAAGTAAAAGTCATCCCCAGTGGCTGCTGCGGTATGGCGGGCTCGTTCGGCTACGAAGAAGAGCACTATGCCGTCTCCCAACAAGTGGGCGAGCTGGTGCTGTTCCCGGCCGTGCGCCAAGCCGATGAGGCCGACCTCATCGCGGCGGCCGGTACGTCCTGCCGCCACCAGATCCACGACGCTACTCACAAGACTGCTCAGCACCCCATCGAGATCCTCCACGCTGCCCTCGTTTAA